The following are from one region of the Populus trichocarpa isolate Nisqually-1 chromosome 8, P.trichocarpa_v4.1, whole genome shotgun sequence genome:
- the LOC7457820 gene encoding probable transmembrane ascorbate ferrireductase 3, with protein sequence MDAGSTIYKQSASRLTVITHLFGILAIILMLVWLLHYRGGIEYHSDNPDRVFNAHPFFMFCGLIFLAGEAMMTYKTISSAMIVQKSIHMFLHLIALCLGIVGICAVFRFHDMIQAEDVYSLHSWVGLSTFCLFCLQWVFGFFTFMFPKAGKQTRASMLPWHVCGGRALLYMATCAALTGLIEKATFLELKHHRESHLINFTGLFILLFGIFVDLSVALARYV encoded by the exons ATGGATGCTGGCAGCACAATCTACAAGCAATCAGCCTCTCGTCTAACCGTGATAACACACTTGTTTGGCATCTTGGCTATAATTCTAATGCTGGTTTGGTTATTGCATTATCGCGGTGGCATCGAGTATCATTCTGATAATCCTGATCGTGTTTTCAAT GCTCATCCGTTTTTTATGTTCTGTGGACTCATATTTCTTGCTGGGGAAG CGATGATGACATACAAAACAATATCATCGGCAATGATTGTCCAGAAGTCTATCCACATGTTCCTGCATCTGATTGCCCTGTGCCTTGGTATTGTTGGCATATGTGCTGTTTTCAGGTTCCATGATATGATCCAAGCAGAGGATGTTTATAGCTTGCATTCATGGGTTGGGTTGAGCACCTTCTGTTTATTTTGCTTGCAG TGGGTGTTCGGCTTCTTTACATTCATGTTTCCAAAAGCTGGGAAACAAACAAGGGCAAGCATGCTTCCATGGCACGTATGTGGGGGGAGAGCACTGTTATACATGGCAACATGTGCAGCACTGACTGGGTTAATTGAGAAAGCTACATTCCTCGAGCTAAAGCATCATCGCGAGTCTCATTTGATTAACTTCACTGGACTCTTCATCCTTCTCTTCGGCATATTCGTTGACCTCTCGGTTGCTCTTGCCCGTTATGTGTGA